One Deltaproteobacteria bacterium genomic window, ATAAGAAGCCAAGGAGTATGGGCTTTCGTTAATTTTTTTTAATCCCACGCTTCGCGGGACATACTCCATTGAAAAATCAAAGATTTTATTCGGTGCTCTCCATTTGGCGGCGAACTCTCCTCACATAATGGAAAATATACCCTTGATCAATCAATTTTTTTGGGGTAATGATGATTCTCAATGGAAAATCATTTTCACCGCATTAAAATAAAAACCCAGAGTCTGGATTTTTATTATGGTTCAATCCAGGCTTTAAAATACATTAATCTCGAAATAAAAGAACGGCAGATCACGGCTCTTATCGGACCTTCAGGTTGCGGGAAATCCACCTTCCTCCGGACCCTCAACCGCATGAATGAACTCCTTCCTCGCACCCGGGTATCCGGGACCGTCTTATTGGATGGGATGGACATCTATGCTCCCGAAGTCAACCCCGTGAACCTGAGGCAGAGGGTAGGAATGGTGTTTCAGCGGCCGAATCCTTTTCCCAGGTCCATCTTCGAAAACGTGGCCTTCGGCCCCAAGGTTTTGGGGACTCATCGCCAATCCCATCTCGGAGAGACTGTAGAGAAGAGCCTCAAGGGAGCCGCTCTCTGGGAGGAAGTGGCCGATCGCCTTCAGGATGATGCGACAGGCCTTTCCCTCGGCCAACAACAGCGCCTGTGTATTGCCCGGGTACTGGCCATGCAACCGGAAGTGATCCTTATGGACGAGCCTTGCTCCGCCCTGGACCCCCAGGCGACTCTGCGGATTGAAGAATTGATGCAGGAACTGAAAAAGAATTATACCATTGTCATCGTCACCCATAATATGCAACAGGCGGCTCGGGCATCCGACTGGGTGGGCTTTTTCCTTCTCGGAGAACTCCTGGAATACGGGGCTACCAAGGATGTTTTCACCAATCCCACAGACCAGCGAACGGAAAGCTATATCACCGGAAGGTACGGATGAGGATATGAAAAGGGGAAAACGCTCACGGTGGATTTATGGGGTTGGCATTTTGCTCCTTGCGGTACTCCTTCCCGGTTGCCAGAGGCAACATGGGGGGTTATCCGTCGTGGGATCTACTTCCGTAGAGCCTTTTGCCGGAGCATTGGCCGAGGAGTACATGAATCAGCATTCCCGCGAAAAAATCTTCGTCCAAGGCGGGGGTTCCAGCGCGGGCATCCAGGCTGTCAGGACTGGAGCCGCAGAGGTCGGAATGTCCTCCCGGAATTTAATGGATAGTGAAAAAGATCTGATCGCCGTACCGATCATCTATGATGCCATTGCGGTGATCGTTCATCGCGATAATCCTTTGAACGATTTAACCCTTAATCAGATCCGAAAAATATTTTCGGCGGAAATAACCCGCTGGAGTGAATTAGGAGGGAAAAACCATCCCCTCACCCTGGTGACCCGGGAAGAGGGATCCGGCACCCGGGAGGCATTTCAAAAATTGATCATGGGGAAAAAAGAAATCAGCCTGGGTGCCCTCGTCCAGGATTCCAACGGAGCCATCCGGCAGGTCGTGGCCGATGACCGGAATGCCATCGGCTATATTTCTTTGGGACTGGTGAATGACCGGGTAAGGGCCCTCAAGATTGATGGAATCGAACCCAACATCGAAAATATCCAGCATCACCGTT contains:
- a CDS encoding phosphate ABC transporter substrate-binding protein, with the protein product MKRGKRSRWIYGVGILLLAVLLPGCQRQHGGLSVVGSTSVEPFAGALAEEYMNQHSREKIFVQGGGSSAGIQAVRTGAAEVGMSSRNLMDSEKDLIAVPIIYDAIAVIVHRDNPLNDLTLNQIRKIFSAEITRWSELGGKNHPLTLVTREEGSGTREAFQKLIMGKKEISLGALVQDSNGAIRQVVADDRNAIGYISLGLVNDRVRALKIDGIEPNIENIQHHRYKIVRPFLFVFKSNPQGLAKDFLDYILSPAGQKLLVQEGLISMNPIPKPKKEARR
- the pstB gene encoding phosphate ABC transporter ATP-binding protein PstB, which translates into the protein MENHFHRIKIKTQSLDFYYGSIQALKYINLEIKERQITALIGPSGCGKSTFLRTLNRMNELLPRTRVSGTVLLDGMDIYAPEVNPVNLRQRVGMVFQRPNPFPRSIFENVAFGPKVLGTHRQSHLGETVEKSLKGAALWEEVADRLQDDATGLSLGQQQRLCIARVLAMQPEVILMDEPCSALDPQATLRIEELMQELKKNYTIVIVTHNMQQAARASDWVGFFLLGELLEYGATKDVFTNPTDQRTESYITGRYG